The DNA sequence AATATAGGATATCAAGAAAACCAACAAGTGCAAAACGCTAACAAAGAAGATGTCTAAACCATCAAGAATCGAAACCCAACTTGCCCGGTTCATATCAAGAAACATCGGGAAAAGGTGAGAGAGATGCAACGTCTGGTAACTTTATGAAATGCCATgaggagagggaagaagaattAGCAGCTGCTATTaattttcctttattcttctaaAGTAGAGATTTCATTCTTATTTAGTTCGCACTACCATGTTCCTTCATTAAGCATGGTCCTTTTGCCTGCATTCTAACCAAATGTTTGtttaaatttgatcataacttAACCAAAAGATGGCAGCTTTATACAAACAAGTCTCTCCAACGTGAGTATGCATCCCGATATGATACGCAAATATCCAcgaaaaaaaacaagtaaattTAACATTTCACTATAAGCGCATCCACATATCATTTCCGAAGCTTACGGCACATTTTCCAACTACacacgcaaaaaaaaaaaaaaagcactagAATTTGCAAGTTGCCAAGAACTAATATGGATCTTCTCCAAAAATAGGACATCGTTTTTCCTTTATATcgcttatcttttttttatttttgttgttgtaaatTTAAGGAGCTTACTTGTTTCCCTTAATCTTGAACCATGCCTCAGCACACTGCTTGTGGGCAGCAGCCAGATCATCCTTACAGGAACACCCCAACTCTATGGGAACCCCAGATTCGAGATTGGCGGCATCCCAACTCAAATGACAAATCCTACAATCCCTCTCCACTTTGGCCAAATGTACCTTAATCTCGGGCAGTCCACGTTCTAGATCCACCTCCGCAGAACATTCCGACGCAGAGGACCCTCTCTCCTTATCAGACACCCCGACAATCTCAGTCCCAGACCCGCTTGAACACCTCTGCTCATTATCTGAACGGTCTCCGGTATCGAAGTACACGTCACGCCCTCCGGCGACGGAGCTCTGGCTAGCAGTTACCTCCACATCGACAACATGGGATTTCTCTATGGTTGCCATCGTTAAGAACCAGAAAGAGGATCTTCATGTAATGGGTCTGTGAGGTCGAGCTCATCAACGCCCACAAAGGTTGAAGGAGAAGTTCTCTTTTGGTTTCTGTCAACCTCACCAAAACCAAATTGACAACTGGGTATTGTATGTGGTGGGTGATCTCTCAGAGCTTTCTGTCGTGTGTCAATTCCTGAACAGAACCCGGAAGTTTACTAGAGAGAAAAAGATCGAGAAACTGAAAGATCTAATGTGTTTTTGAAGctattctctgttttttttttttttttttttgttttttttacaattaagtAGAACGTGGGctgctctttattttttagttttttttatcactttgattttctcttcttttgggGAATGGATTATTGATGGGGTTGATGACTCGttattaaaagaagaaaaaagaatgtgGGTATTAGGGAACTATTTGGTTGAGATGACCCTATAAAACTGGAATAATGATAGTCCACCTACAATCTCTTTACAacttaactaataaataataaaaaataataaaaagaaggaCAATActgtattataaaaattattttataattttaaaatgtaatttttattaaacgACAGAATAGTACCGCTAATTgttactattaattttttttataatttttttattattttattcatatttttttaatatagttaaatatttttaaaaataaaaaaatatattaatatatttaaaatcatttcctttattattaaataagaaaaattcgtTAACAGTCAAATAAAGTGGTAACTATTAAGTGgtataatagtattttttatttttagaataaatatagatagaagtcattattaaaaatatttattttatatacatgatgtgatattatttagatcatatatctttttaaatgaatgctaaaaataattaattaaaaataattacataataagtataaaatatatattattataataactttcctctaatattattcttatttttatttataaacaataaaCTGATGGTAAATAAGTTGGAATGCTATCATTATCCGTAAAACCGTTCTGGTTTGCAGTCAGACAGCTCAGCAAGAAATTAGGTGTCAAAAAGCAGATTGTTCATTATTCTTGTCTTCTTCATTGCTTTTTGGTTTCTAAAATCAAAGGGCCGCTGATGCTGCTGCTAAGGTTAGCCCTACTTCAATATGTGAAAGGTTAATCTTGCCCCTTTGCAATGATTGCGCGACACAGATATTCGAAGGGTAAGTTTGACTTGTTAATTTTGTACGTTAGGAGAAATGAATAGGAAGGCGAACCTTCTTAATTACGCGCAACTGCACAGCTAATGAAAACACACGCACACATTACAAGTAATAAACAAACTGTTTCAGCAATAATTTTCCATAGCGTTGAAAATTTTCTAAGCTAGTTAATTCCGGCAATGAGCGGTACCGCTAATTtctttttgtaacttttttttatttttctattcacatttttttaatatatttaaatattttttttttaaaaaaaaatatcaatatacttaaaatcacttcctctatctttaagttaaaaaaaatcactgaaCAGTCAAATGAAGCGATAAAAAAATGTGTGAcatatagatgataagtagaagaattcaataaattcaaaaaaaataaaaccaaaaaaatttaaaaaacgtGGATTGTGAAGATTGagtagatatattattaaaagttCAAACTCTGTAAACCAAAATGTCTTGATTCTCTTCACCTGCAATGAGGAAAGTCTCTCCACAAAATACATATTTACTTTGAGAAACAAGTCAGCATTTTTGTAAACCAAAATCTTTCGATATATTCACCTAGAATGCGAAAGCCACTCTccacaatattaaatttatgcCTTTTATAATTTTGCAGACAATTGTCACGACCCACTCAATTCGATTCAATATTTGACCACCTGCTTTTGCAGTACTGCAACAAAACAGAGAGCCAGGCATGAC is a window from the Juglans regia cultivar Chandler chromosome 7, Walnut 2.0, whole genome shotgun sequence genome containing:
- the LOC108991946 gene encoding uncharacterized protein LOC108991946 isoform X1 produces the protein MATIEKSHVVDVEVTASQSSVAGGRDVYFDTGDRSDNEQRCSSGSGTEIVGVSDKERGSSASECSAEVDLERGLPEIKVHLAKVERDCRICHLSWDAANLESGVPIELGCSCKDDLAAAHKQCAEAWFKIKGNKTCEICGSIAHNVSGANEAEVTEQWNETNDAVAIAPTHSTETPRFWQGHRFLNFLLACMVFAFVISWLFHFNVPS
- the LOC108991946 gene encoding uncharacterized protein LOC108991946 isoform X2; its protein translation is MATIEKSHVVDVEVTASQSSVAGGRDVYFDTGDRSDNEQRCSSGSGTEIVGVSDKERGSSASECSAEVDLERGLPEIKVHLAKVERDCRICHLSWDAANLESGVPIELGCSCKDDLAAAHKQCAEAWFKIKGNNAGPVRSVDLLHTMFLVQMRPR